In the Pseudomonas sp. ADAK2 genome, one interval contains:
- a CDS encoding NADH:flavin oxidoreductase/NADH oxidase yields the protein MSLLLEPYTLRQLTLLNRIAVSPMCQYSSVDGLANDWHLVHLGSRAVGGAGLIFTEATAVTADGRITAEDLGLWNDEQIEPLQRITRFIAAQGAVAGIQLAHAGRKASTHRPWIGKHGSLKPEDGGWTPVGPSPIAFDPQHTPPKQLDEAQIAEVIQAFVDSAKRALTAGFKVVEIHAAHGYLLHQFLSPLSNQRRDQYGGSFENRIRLVLQVTEAVRAVWPEELPLFVRVSATDWVEDGWNPDETVELARRLKDLGVDLIDVSSGGTAANAEIPTGPGYQTRFAERVRKESGIATGTVGMITEPAQAEHILRTCQADIIFLARELLRDPYWPLHADDDLGGRKAVWPAQYQRATHRDQPVHESDLRD from the coding sequence ATGAGTCTGCTGCTTGAACCCTATACCCTTCGCCAATTGACCCTGCTCAACCGCATTGCCGTGTCGCCAATGTGCCAGTACTCCAGCGTCGATGGCCTGGCCAATGACTGGCACCTGGTTCACCTCGGCAGTCGCGCGGTCGGCGGGGCCGGTCTGATTTTTACCGAAGCCACGGCGGTCACTGCCGATGGCCGTATCACCGCCGAAGACCTCGGCCTGTGGAATGACGAACAGATCGAACCGCTGCAACGCATCACCCGTTTTATCGCCGCCCAAGGCGCGGTCGCCGGCATTCAACTGGCCCACGCCGGGCGCAAGGCCAGCACCCATCGCCCGTGGATCGGCAAGCACGGCAGCCTCAAACCCGAAGACGGCGGCTGGACCCCGGTCGGGCCTTCGCCGATTGCTTTCGATCCACAGCACACCCCGCCCAAGCAACTCGACGAAGCGCAAATCGCTGAAGTCATCCAGGCGTTTGTCGATTCGGCCAAACGCGCACTGACTGCCGGTTTCAAAGTGGTCGAGATCCATGCCGCCCACGGTTATCTGTTGCACCAGTTCCTTTCGCCATTGAGCAATCAGCGACGCGATCAATACGGCGGCTCGTTCGAAAACCGCATTCGCCTGGTGCTGCAAGTCACCGAAGCGGTGCGCGCGGTCTGGCCTGAGGAGTTGCCGCTGTTTGTGCGAGTGTCGGCCACCGACTGGGTGGAAGACGGCTGGAACCCGGATGAAACCGTGGAACTGGCGCGACGCCTCAAGGATCTGGGCGTGGATTTGATCGACGTCTCTTCAGGTGGCACCGCGGCCAATGCGGAAATTCCTACAGGGCCGGGTTATCAGACCCGCTTCGCTGAGCGCGTGCGTAAGGAGTCAGGCATCGCCACGGGCACCGTGGGCATGATTACCGAACCTGCGCAGGCTGAGCACATCCTGCGGACCTGTCAGGCCGACATCATCTTCCTGGCTCGGGAGCTGTTGCGCGATCCGTACTGGCCGCTGCATGCCGATGATGATCTGGGTGGGCGCAAAGCGGTGTGGCCGGCGCAGTATCAGCGGGCGACCCATCGGGATCAGCCGGTTCATGAGTCTGATTTGCGCGACTGA
- the recJ gene encoding single-stranded-DNA-specific exonuclease RecJ, with protein sequence MRIEPRLLPDTLPFLGDLPPLLTRLYAARGVQTEAELDKSLARLIPFQQLKGIDAAVGLLVTALEQRQRILIVGDFDADGATASTVGVLGLRLLGAAHVDYLVPNRFEYGYGLTPEIVEVALTRTPQLLITVDNGISSVEGVAAAKKAGLKVLVTDHHLPGDELPLADAIVNPNQPGCEFPSKALAGVGVIFYVLMALRARLRSLGWYESKPQPNIGELLDLVALGSVADVVPLDANNRILVHQGLERIRAGRARPGIKAILEVAKREPARITSTDLGFIVGPRLNAAGRLDDMSLGIECLLTEDAGLAREMAGQLDGMNQDRKSIEQGMQREALAQLKDLPVESMPFGLCLFDPEWHQGVIGILASRMKERYFRPTIAFADAGDGLLKGSGRSVQGFHIRDALSVVAAQHPNLISKYGGHAMAAGLTLPEANFPLFAEAFDAEVRRQLREEDLTGRLLSDGTLAVEEFHLELARALRHAGPWGQHFPEPLFHGVFQLVEQRVVGERHLKVVLRSECGSVKLDGIAFGIDRDIWPNPTIKWVELAYKLDLNEFRGNETVQLMIAHIEPR encoded by the coding sequence ATGCGCATCGAACCTCGCCTGTTGCCCGACACCCTGCCATTCCTCGGTGATCTGCCGCCGCTGTTGACCCGCCTGTATGCGGCGCGGGGCGTGCAGACCGAGGCTGAACTGGATAAGAGCCTGGCACGGCTGATCCCCTTCCAGCAGCTCAAGGGCATCGATGCGGCGGTGGGCCTGCTGGTGACGGCGCTGGAACAGCGTCAGCGCATTCTGATCGTCGGCGACTTCGATGCTGATGGCGCGACCGCCAGCACCGTCGGTGTGCTCGGTTTGCGCTTGCTGGGCGCGGCGCACGTCGATTACCTGGTGCCGAACCGTTTCGAATATGGCTACGGTCTGACCCCGGAAATCGTCGAAGTGGCGCTGACCCGCACCCCGCAATTGCTGATCACCGTGGACAACGGCATCTCCAGCGTCGAAGGCGTGGCGGCGGCGAAGAAGGCCGGGCTCAAGGTGCTGGTCACCGATCACCACTTGCCCGGCGATGAACTGCCGCTGGCCGATGCCATCGTCAACCCGAACCAGCCTGGGTGCGAGTTCCCGAGCAAGGCGCTGGCCGGCGTCGGCGTGATCTTTTATGTGCTGATGGCCCTGCGCGCGCGTTTGCGCAGCCTCGGCTGGTATGAAAGCAAGCCGCAGCCGAACATCGGCGAATTGCTCGATCTGGTGGCGCTGGGCAGCGTCGCCGACGTGGTGCCGCTGGATGCCAACAATCGGATCCTCGTGCATCAGGGCCTGGAACGAATTCGCGCCGGGCGCGCGCGGCCGGGGATCAAGGCGATCCTCGAAGTAGCCAAGCGTGAACCTGCGCGCATCACCTCTACCGATTTGGGTTTCATCGTCGGTCCTCGCTTGAACGCAGCCGGGCGCCTGGATGACATGAGCCTGGGCATCGAATGCCTGCTCACGGAAGACGCCGGCCTCGCCCGGGAAATGGCCGGCCAACTCGACGGCATGAACCAGGACCGCAAATCCATTGAGCAGGGCATGCAGCGTGAAGCGCTGGCCCAGCTCAAGGATTTGCCGGTGGAGTCGATGCCGTTCGGCTTGTGCCTGTTCGATCCGGAATGGCACCAGGGCGTCATCGGCATCCTCGCGTCACGGATGAAAGAGCGTTATTTCCGCCCGACCATTGCCTTTGCCGATGCCGGCGATGGTTTGCTCAAGGGCTCGGGACGTTCGGTGCAGGGCTTTCATATTCGCGACGCCTTGAGCGTGGTGGCGGCGCAGCATCCGAACCTGATCAGCAAATACGGCGGTCACGCGATGGCGGCTGGTCTGACCTTGCCGGAAGCGAATTTCCCGCTGTTCGCCGAAGCCTTTGACGCTGAAGTGCGTCGGCAATTGCGCGAAGAAGACCTGACCGGGCGCCTGCTGTCGGACGGCACGTTGGCGGTCGAGGAATTCCACCTGGAACTGGCCCGCGCCCTGCGCCATGCCGGGCCTTGGGGGCAGCACTTCCCGGAGCCGTTGTTCCACGGGGTGTTCCAGTTGGTCGAGCAGCGGGTGGTCGGCGAGCGGCACCTGAAAGTGGTGCTCAGAAGTGAATGTGGTTCGGTGAAGCTCGATGGCATTGCCTTTGGCATTGACCGCGATATCTGGCCGAATCCGACCATCAAATGGGTGGAATTGGCCTACAAACTCGATCTCAACGAGTTTCGCGGGAATGAGACGGTGCAGTTGATGATTGCCCATATCGAACCGCGTTAA
- a CDS encoding YaeQ family protein — protein MAQPSTTYKFELNLTDLDRSVYESVKQTIARHPSETEERMTVRLLAYAFWYNEQLSFGRGLSDVDEPALWEKSLDDRVLHWIEVGQPDADRLTWCSRRTERTSLLAYGSLRVWETKVIPAIKNLKNVHIAAVPQDILETLAKDMPRVIKWDVMISEGTIFVTDDRGQHEVQLQWLSGERG, from the coding sequence ATGGCCCAGCCGTCCACGACCTACAAGTTTGAACTGAACCTTACCGACCTCGACCGCAGTGTGTACGAGAGCGTGAAGCAGACCATCGCCCGTCACCCTTCGGAAACCGAAGAGCGCATGACCGTGCGGCTGCTGGCCTACGCCTTCTGGTACAACGAGCAACTGTCGTTCGGGCGTGGTCTGTCAGACGTGGATGAACCAGCCCTGTGGGAAAAGAGCCTGGATGACCGTGTCCTGCACTGGATCGAAGTCGGCCAGCCGGACGCTGATCGCCTGACCTGGTGCTCGCGCCGCACCGAGCGCACCAGCCTGCTGGCCTACGGCAGCCTGCGGGTCTGGGAAACCAAAGTGATCCCGGCGATCAAGAACTTGAAAAACGTGCACATCGCCGCCGTGCCTCAGGACATCCTGGAAACCCTCGCCAAAGACATGCCCCGCGTTATCAAGTGGGACGTGATGATCAGCGAAGGGACGATTTTCGTCACCGACGACCGTGGTCAGCACGAAGTGCAGTTGCAGTGGCTGAGCGGCGAACGCGGCTGA
- a CDS encoding CaiB/BaiF CoA transferase family protein — protein MPFTGKPLSGLKVIELGTLIAGPFASRICGEFGAEVIKIESPDGGDPLRKWRKLYEGTSLWWFVQARNKKSLTLNLKHPDGLAILKQLLSEADILIENFRPGVLEKLGLGWEVLHALNPKLVMVRLSGFGQTGPMKDQPGFGAVGESMGGLRYITGFEDRPPVRTGISIGDSIAALWGVIGALMALRHREVNGGLGQVVDVALYEAIFAMMESMVPEFDVFGFIRERTGNIMPGITPSSIHTSADGKHVQIGANGDAIFKRFMLIIGREDLANDPVLASNDGRDSRRDEIYGVIDRWVNSLPLDSVIAQLNQADVPASRIFSAEDMFSDPQYLAREMFLHAKLPDGKDFKMPGIVPKLSETPGTSEWVGPQLGEHNAQVLNDLGYDKEQIAKLREDGAI, from the coding sequence ATGCCATTCACCGGAAAACCGCTCTCAGGTCTGAAAGTCATCGAATTGGGTACGTTGATCGCCGGGCCGTTTGCCTCGCGCATTTGCGGCGAGTTCGGCGCTGAAGTGATCAAGATCGAATCCCCGGACGGCGGCGACCCGTTGCGCAAATGGCGCAAGTTATATGAAGGCACCTCGCTGTGGTGGTTCGTCCAGGCGCGCAACAAAAAGTCCCTGACGTTGAACCTCAAGCACCCCGACGGCCTGGCGATCCTGAAACAACTGCTCAGCGAAGCCGACATCCTGATCGAGAATTTTCGCCCTGGTGTGTTGGAAAAGCTCGGCCTGGGGTGGGAAGTTTTACATGCCCTGAACCCGAAACTGGTGATGGTGCGTCTGTCGGGTTTCGGCCAGACCGGGCCGATGAAAGATCAACCGGGGTTTGGCGCGGTCGGTGAATCCATGGGCGGCTTGCGCTACATCACCGGCTTCGAAGACCGACCGCCGGTGCGCACCGGGATTTCCATCGGCGACTCGATTGCGGCGCTGTGGGGCGTGATCGGCGCGCTGATGGCCTTGCGTCATCGCGAAGTCAACGGCGGTCTGGGCCAAGTGGTGGACGTGGCGCTGTATGAGGCGATTTTCGCCATGATGGAAAGCATGGTGCCGGAGTTCGATGTGTTCGGTTTTATCCGCGAGCGCACCGGCAACATCATGCCGGGCATCACACCCTCCTCCATCCACACCAGCGCCGACGGCAAGCACGTGCAGATCGGCGCCAATGGCGATGCGATTTTCAAGCGCTTCATGCTGATCATCGGTCGCGAAGACCTGGCCAACGATCCGGTACTGGCGAGCAACGATGGCCGTGACAGCCGGCGCGATGAGATCTACGGGGTGATCGATCGCTGGGTCAACTCGCTGCCGCTCGACAGCGTGATCGCGCAATTGAACCAGGCCGACGTGCCGGCCAGCCGGATCTTCAGTGCTGAAGACATGTTCAGCGATCCGCAGTACCTGGCCCGGGAGATGTTCCTGCACGCCAAGCTGCCGGATGGCAAGGACTTCAAGATGCCGGGGATCGTGCCGAAACTCTCTGAGACACCCGGCACCTCCGAATGGGTCGGACCGCAGTTGGGTGAACACAATGCGCAGGTGCTCAACGATCTTGGCTATGACAAGGAACAGATCGCAAAGCTGCGTGAAGACGGGGCCATTTAA
- a CDS encoding TIGR02285 family protein, producing MTRNRSQSCVKTGPFKLKRLLSVFIKRVSCGYALALLLLGLSSTVWAQPKETLIWLLRDLPPLTIFEGPEKGQGVVDQLMPLLIAGMPQYAHTRMRVNRARGMQMLREESFTCDPSLIWSKEREQWIAFSIPVFRAVSNGLAVRQEDRPELKPFLVNGEVDLAALLANGSKKLGAVAERSYGQFVDAELKQAPANTLTLHYGNDALGSLLQMQRLGRLLGVLGYWPEIRYLAQQEQIADNELVFYPVRGAAKYISTYIGCSNTAQGRQAISEINQLLRTLPHERLAQAYAKWLDPQRRGDYLEQAKAFFEQQTGQ from the coding sequence ATGACAAGGAACAGATCGCAAAGCTGCGTGAAGACGGGGCCATTTAAGCTGAAGCGCCTGCTTTCAGTCTTCATCAAACGTGTCAGCTGCGGGTATGCGCTGGCGTTATTGTTGCTCGGATTAAGCTCAACCGTTTGGGCTCAACCAAAAGAGACGCTGATCTGGTTGCTGCGCGATTTGCCGCCACTGACCATTTTCGAAGGCCCGGAAAAAGGCCAAGGGGTGGTCGATCAGTTGATGCCGCTGTTGATCGCCGGGATGCCGCAATACGCTCACACACGGATGCGGGTCAATCGCGCCCGTGGCATGCAGATGCTTCGCGAAGAGTCCTTCACCTGCGATCCCTCGCTGATCTGGAGCAAGGAACGGGAACAGTGGATTGCGTTTTCGATTCCGGTGTTTCGCGCCGTCAGCAATGGCCTGGCTGTGCGGCAGGAAGATCGACCGGAACTGAAACCTTTTTTGGTGAATGGTGAAGTCGATCTGGCGGCATTGCTGGCCAATGGCAGCAAGAAGCTCGGTGCGGTGGCCGAGCGCAGTTATGGGCAGTTTGTCGATGCCGAATTGAAACAGGCGCCCGCCAATACGCTGACTCTTCATTATGGCAACGACGCACTCGGCAGCCTGTTACAGATGCAGCGCCTGGGGCGGTTGCTGGGAGTCTTGGGTTACTGGCCGGAGATTCGCTACCTGGCCCAACAGGAACAGATTGCCGACAACGAGCTGGTGTTCTATCCGGTCAGGGGCGCGGCCAAGTACATTTCCACCTACATCGGCTGCTCCAATACGGCCCAGGGTCGGCAAGCCATCAGCGAGATCAATCAGCTGTTGCGCACCCTGCCCCACGAGCGCCTGGCCCAGGCTTATGCGAAATGGCTCGATCCACAGCGGCGCGGCGATTACCTGGAGCAAGCCAAGGCCTTTTTCGAACAACAGACCGGACAATGA
- a CDS encoding DUF3509 domain-containing protein — protein MESISLLLGEALSPYQVSLTPSGAHGECLVTLKNAAGAIVVERAFNQAQLRDKWQLTDVVDGLHRDVLIAEGRLEPCVIAALRNAAQDKILANRN, from the coding sequence ATGGAAAGTATCAGCCTATTGCTCGGCGAGGCTCTGAGCCCGTATCAAGTTTCGTTGACCCCGTCGGGTGCCCATGGCGAATGCCTGGTGACCTTGAAGAATGCGGCTGGCGCCATTGTCGTTGAGCGTGCGTTCAACCAGGCGCAGTTGCGCGACAAGTGGCAGCTGACGGATGTCGTCGACGGATTGCACCGCGATGTGCTGATCGCTGAAGGACGCCTGGAGCCCTGTGTGATCGCGGCGTTGCGCAATGCGGCCCAGGACAAGATCCTGGCCAATCGCAATTGA
- a CDS encoding response regulator, giving the protein MRTLKILILEHNPFQMMALHQMLNAIGVYDVLTAPSMSAALRSLGRRGTVDIAFCDPQLKGGDGLALVRHLAEHREARALILLGNVASSVMSDVTAMLADNDVKLLGHLHTPVSAVLMRRLLDVYLLESMLQARA; this is encoded by the coding sequence ATGCGCACGCTCAAAATCCTGATTCTTGAACACAATCCTTTCCAGATGATGGCGTTGCACCAAATGCTCAACGCCATCGGTGTCTACGACGTGCTGACGGCGCCGTCGATGTCGGCGGCACTGCGTTCCCTGGGACGCCGGGGCACGGTCGACATCGCTTTCTGCGACCCACAACTCAAGGGCGGCGATGGTTTGGCACTGGTGCGGCATCTGGCGGAACACCGCGAGGCGCGGGCGTTGATCCTGCTTGGCAACGTGGCGTCGAGCGTCATGTCGGACGTGACGGCCATGCTGGCGGACAACGACGTGAAACTCCTAGGGCACTTGCATACACCCGTCTCCGCGGTGTTGATGCGCAGGCTGCTGGATGTCTATCTGCTGGAATCGATGCTGCAAGCCCGGGCGTGA
- a CDS encoding transporter substrate-binding domain-containing protein: MLFSRGLKPAVCWLFLLSVLGLGQCTLAAQLVAHESTESVNVDVIELDAEERQWLRAHPKVIVASTQYPLYLFKDEHGHWSGLNNDVLNRISAMTGLHFVHEESFSTDQLLGRLESGTADMSTTLAFNDERKQFLDFSHAFGGSAWVLVGRAGAPLLQSLEQLSKRVLVLPARHAMEETIRRDYPAIELRSVKTYAEARALVESGEAYATIENETGAQLYPIGQLKVGHTVEGSWEADHLAVRKGQPQLLSILNKALEAFPPAELRAIRLKWLDGVAPKPALTFWQRVTQWGCWGMFFVSLFGLLSLLWNRRLAALVKQRLDAEKDLSDQLAFQHALIDAMPDPVFVRDLQGRLIMCNKSYEEGLSTRFDQVQGRQLIEVDVLPRETAQMLHAEFMVQLSTRKTRFSQRQLRFNGGVRDIYQWTVPFYSADGQLRGLLGGWTDIDQRRGACNCRGAARV, encoded by the coding sequence CTGGCTTTTTTTGTTGAGCGTTCTGGGTCTTGGCCAGTGCACGCTGGCCGCACAATTAGTGGCTCATGAGTCCACCGAGTCCGTGAATGTCGATGTCATTGAGTTGGATGCCGAAGAGCGACAATGGCTACGCGCGCACCCGAAGGTCATCGTCGCGTCGACGCAGTACCCGCTGTACCTGTTCAAGGACGAGCACGGTCATTGGAGCGGCCTGAACAATGATGTGCTCAACCGCATCAGCGCAATGACGGGGTTGCATTTCGTCCATGAGGAATCGTTCTCCACCGATCAATTGCTCGGGCGCCTGGAAAGCGGTACGGCGGACATGAGCACAACGCTGGCGTTCAATGACGAGCGCAAGCAGTTCCTGGATTTCAGCCATGCGTTTGGCGGTTCTGCCTGGGTTCTGGTCGGGCGGGCCGGGGCGCCGCTGTTGCAATCCCTGGAACAGCTGTCGAAACGGGTGCTGGTATTGCCGGCCAGGCATGCCATGGAGGAAACCATTCGCCGGGACTATCCGGCCATCGAGCTGCGCTCGGTCAAGACCTATGCCGAGGCTCGGGCACTGGTTGAAAGCGGCGAGGCATACGCCACCATCGAGAATGAAACCGGGGCGCAGCTCTATCCGATCGGGCAGTTGAAGGTAGGACATACCGTGGAGGGGTCGTGGGAGGCTGACCACTTGGCCGTGCGCAAAGGGCAGCCACAGTTGCTGAGTATTCTCAACAAGGCGCTTGAAGCCTTTCCACCGGCCGAGTTGCGGGCCATTCGCCTGAAGTGGCTCGACGGTGTGGCCCCCAAGCCAGCGCTTACCTTCTGGCAACGCGTGACTCAGTGGGGCTGCTGGGGCATGTTTTTCGTCAGCCTGTTCGGCCTGCTGTCCTTGCTCTGGAACCGACGACTCGCCGCGTTGGTCAAGCAACGCCTGGACGCCGAAAAAGACCTCAGTGACCAACTCGCCTTTCAGCATGCGTTGATTGATGCGATGCCCGACCCGGTGTTCGTTCGTGATCTGCAGGGACGGCTGATCATGTGCAACAAAAGTTATGAGGAGGGTTTATCGACCCGCTTCGACCAGGTTCAGGGGCGCCAACTGATCGAAGTCGACGTCTTGCCCCGGGAGACCGCGCAGATGTTGCATGCCGAGTTCATGGTCCAGTTGAGTACGCGTAAAACCCGGTTCAGTCAGCGTCAGTTACGATTCAACGGCGGCGTCAGGGACATCTATCAGTGGACCGTCCCGTTTTACAGCGCCGACGGGCAGTTGCGGGGGCTGCTTGGCGGGTGGACCGATATCGATCAGCGCAGAGGGGCGTGTAACTGCCGGGGGGCTGCGCGAGTTTAG